The following proteins come from a genomic window of Gossypium raimondii isolate GPD5lz chromosome 5, ASM2569854v1, whole genome shotgun sequence:
- the LOC105770441 gene encoding serine/threonine-protein kinase PEPKR2-like, whose product MRKKRKGSETDASPEVTNKFASACDYIRSHFSLEDFSRIKKRCKEDVDTPPVGSCKSRLAGIATGPPCGASSLVPLGRGLKRKMGCIEVITRISGTKKVQDDYVKGNTIEQGKFRSIWLCRSRTSGVEFACKTLLRGEETVHREVEIMQHLSGHPGFVTLQVLYEEPDCFYLVIDLCF is encoded by the coding sequence AtgagaaagaagaggaaagGAAGTGAAACTGATGCATCTCCGGAGGTAACCAACAAATTTGCTTCGGCATGTGATTATATTAGGTCCCATTTTTCATTAGAAGATTTTTCAAGGATAAAGAAGAGGTGCAAAGAAGATGTGGATACACCTCCTGTTGGTTCATGTAAAAGTAGACTCGCTGGCATTGCTACTGGCCCGCCTTGCGGTGCGTCCTCATTGGTGCCTCTAGGTAGAGGTCTTAAGAGGAAGATGGGTTGCATTGAGGTGATTACACGGATCAGTGGGACGAAAAAGGTTCAGGATGATTATGTTAAAGGTAATACGATCGAGCAGGGGAAATTCAGGTCAATTTGGTTGTGTAGGTCTAGAACTAGTGGAGTAGAGTTTGCTTGTAAAACCTTGCTTAGGGGAGAAGAGACAGTTCACAGAGAGGTGGAGATAATGCAGCATTTATCTGGTCATCCTGGGTTTGTGACTTTGCAGGTGCTGTATGAGGAGCCGGACTGCTTTTATCTCGTAATAGATTTGTGCTTTTGA